A genomic region of Methanomassiliicoccus sp. contains the following coding sequences:
- a CDS encoding purine phosphoribosyltransferase family protein, whose protein sequence is MLDKLKQSLRESPVVRMGDYSYFVHPITDGIPRMDPALLQEVVDRMMEITDLRCDLLVAAEAMGIHLVVPISLRTGIPYVIVRKRRYGLPGEVSVTQVTGYSRKELYINGLARGDRVVIMDDVISTGGTLRAIIHAFQEMGVEIADIVVVVEKGEGRELLERELGIRIKTLVKVDVREGRTTVLD, encoded by the coding sequence ATGCTGGATAAGCTGAAGCAGAGCCTCCGGGAGTCGCCCGTGGTCCGCATGGGCGACTACTCCTATTTCGTTCATCCCATCACCGACGGCATCCCCCGCATGGACCCCGCCCTCCTGCAGGAGGTGGTGGACCGCATGATGGAGATCACCGATCTCCGCTGCGACCTCCTGGTGGCCGCAGAGGCCATGGGCATCCATCTGGTCGTCCCCATCTCCCTGCGCACGGGTATCCCGTACGTGATCGTCCGCAAGAGACGCTATGGGCTTCCAGGAGAGGTGAGCGTGACGCAGGTCACCGGCTACTCGCGGAAGGAGCTGTACATCAACGGGCTGGCCAGAGGGGACCGGGTAGTGATCATGGACGATGTCATCAGCACCGGGGGGACCCTGCGCGCCATCATCCACGCGTTCCAGGAGATGGGTGTGGAGATCGCCGATATCGTCGTGGTGGTGGAGAAAGGAGAAGGTAGAGAGCTGCTGGAGCGCGAGCTAGGCATCAGGATCAAGACCCTGGTCAAGGTGGATGTCCGCGAAGGCAGGACCACAGTCCTGGATTGA
- a CDS encoding phosphoribosyltransferase, protein MADPESFRCKLVTWNEIAEWTTDLANELQENGVQPTVVVGLTRGGWVPARLLCDHLMVKKLYAVKTEHWGVTANQNGKALLTQELSVNIAGESVLVVDDITDTGESLTLAMAHLSSLGAKNTRSATLLHFNHSKFVPDHCSRKLPDDPWIWFIFPWNLHEDLRTLLPKTLTEPRTEEGIRQAFRDQFFIDVPEELLPITLRDLEKSGKIVMDGNIVRMR, encoded by the coding sequence ATGGCCGACCCTGAGAGCTTCAGATGCAAGCTGGTAACCTGGAACGAGATAGCGGAGTGGACGACAGACCTGGCCAATGAGCTGCAGGAGAACGGCGTTCAGCCGACCGTGGTCGTAGGTCTGACGCGAGGGGGCTGGGTCCCGGCCAGGCTCCTCTGTGACCATCTGATGGTGAAGAAGCTGTACGCGGTGAAGACCGAGCACTGGGGAGTAACAGCCAACCAGAACGGAAAGGCCCTGCTGACCCAGGAGCTCAGTGTGAACATCGCGGGAGAGAGCGTGCTGGTGGTCGATGACATCACCGACACTGGGGAGAGCCTCACTCTGGCGATGGCCCACCTCAGCTCATTGGGGGCCAAGAACACCCGCAGCGCGACGCTCCTGCACTTCAACCATTCCAAGTTCGTGCCCGATCACTGCTCCCGCAAGCTTCCCGATGACCCATGGATATGGTTCATCTTCCCCTGGAACCTGCATGAGGACCTGAGGACGCTGCTTCCCAAGACCCTCACCGAGCCCCGCACCGAGGAGGGCATCCGCCAGGCCTTCCGCGACCAGTTCTTCATCGATGTGCCGGAGGAACTGTTGCCCATCACCCTGAGGGACCTGGAGAAAAGCGGAAAGATCGTCATGGACGGCAATATCGTCAGAATGAGGTAA